A genomic region of Manihot esculenta cultivar AM560-2 chromosome 15, M.esculenta_v8, whole genome shotgun sequence contains the following coding sequences:
- the LOC110602478 gene encoding uncharacterized protein LOC110602478, which produces MSSLGASKGILEIAKFGVYVTIPLILMYTFANNTKNLQKFMGNRPYIVYPPEGPRPPSPEELRAVARELARQRNNN; this is translated from the exons ATGTCGTCTCTGGGAGCATCTAAGGGGATTTTGGAGATCGCTAAGTTCGGCGTGTATGTGACCATTCCCCTCATTCTTATGTACACTTTCGCCAACAATACCAAGAATCTACAGAAATTCATGGGCAAT cgGCCATACATTGTTTATCCCCCAGAGGGACCAAGGCCTCCATCACCAGAGGAACTAAGGGCGGTGGCACGGGAATTAGCTCGTCAGAGGAACAACAATTGA